A single Brassica rapa cultivar Chiifu-401-42 chromosome A04, CAAS_Brap_v3.01, whole genome shotgun sequence DNA region contains:
- the LOC103865073 gene encoding peptidyl-prolyl cis-trans isomerase isoform X2, with product MAGGFTININIPAGEGFTISINPNSAPAGNLCTNPSSQKPLECSPGKANPKVFFDMAVRGKAVGRIVMELFADTTPRTAENFRALCTGEKGMGKKGKPLHYKGSIIYHMCPDYIIGGGDFTDERIGCGGESIYAGGFFEDENFIKKHTGPGILSMNNNGPDTNSSQFLISLTENWEFNDLHVVFGQVVEGLDVVRIISNEPLKDKLSKPVVIDCGQIK from the exons ATAAACATTCCGGCTGGTGAAGGATTTAC CATTAGCATTAACCCAAACTCTGCTCCAGCTGGTAATCTATGTACGAATCCGTCCTCTCAAAAGCCCCTAGAATGCTCTCCAGGAAAGGCTAACCCTAAGGTTTTCTTTGATATGGCGGTGCGCGGCAAAGCTGTTGGTCGGATCGTGATGGAGCTCTTTGCCGACACGACCCCACGGACGGCAGAGAATTTCCGCGCCCTCTGTACAGGCGAGAAAGGCATGGGGAAGAAGGGTAAGCCACTCCATTACAAAGGATCAATCATCTACCATATGTGCCCCGATTATATCATTGGCGGAGGAGATTTCACTGACGAAAGGATAGGATGCGGAGGCGAATCAATCTACGCCGGAGGTTTTTTCGAGGATGAGAACTTCATCAAAAAGCACACCGGTCCGGGTATCCTCTCCATGAACAACAATGGTCCTGACACCAACTCATCTCAGTTTTTGATCTCCTTGACTGAGAACTGGGAATTCAACGATCTACACGTCGTCTTCGGCCAAGTTGTTGAAGGATTGGATGTGGTCAGGATCATATCAAACGAACCTCTTAAGGACAAGCTTTCCAAGCCCGTCGTGATCGACTGCGGTCAGATTAAATAG
- the LOC103865073 gene encoding peptidyl-prolyl cis-trans isomerase isoform X3: MAGGFTININIPAGEGFTISINPNSAPAGSAVGAAFGRIQPPAGEGLTISINPNSAPAGNLSVGRIVMELFADTTPRTAENFRALCTGEKGMGKKGKPLHYKGSIIYHMCPDYIIGGGDFTDERIGCGGESIYAGGFFEDENFIKKHTGPGILSMNNNGPDTNSSQFLISLTENWEFNDLHVVFGQVVEGLDVVRIISNEPLKDKLSKPVVIDCGQIK, from the exons ATAAACATTCCGGCTGGTGAAGGATTTACCATTAGCATTAACCCAAACTCTGCTCCAGCGGGATCCGCGGTAGGGGCTGCCTTTGGCCGAATTCAACCTCCGGCTGGTGAAGGATTAACCATTAGCATTAACCCAAACTCTGCTCCAGCTGGTAATCTAT CTGTTGGTCGGATCGTGATGGAGCTCTTTGCCGACACGACCCCACGGACGGCAGAGAATTTCCGCGCCCTCTGTACAGGCGAGAAAGGCATGGGGAAGAAGGGTAAGCCACTCCATTACAAAGGATCAATCATCTACCATATGTGCCCCGATTATATCATTGGCGGAGGAGATTTCACTGACGAAAGGATAGGATGCGGAGGCGAATCAATCTACGCCGGAGGTTTTTTCGAGGATGAGAACTTCATCAAAAAGCACACCGGTCCGGGTATCCTCTCCATGAACAACAATGGTCCTGACACCAACTCATCTCAGTTTTTGATCTCCTTGACTGAGAACTGGGAATTCAACGATCTACACGTCGTCTTCGGCCAAGTTGTTGAAGGATTGGATGTGGTCAGGATCATATCAAACGAACCTCTTAAGGACAAGCTTTCCAAGCCCGTCGTGATCGACTGCGGTCAGATTAAATAG
- the LOC103865073 gene encoding peptidyl-prolyl cis-trans isomerase isoform X1, with protein MAGGFTININIPAGEGFTISINPNSAPAGSAVGAAFGRIQPPAGEGLTISINPNSAPAGNLCTNPSSQKPLECSPGKANPKVFFDMAVRGKAVGRIVMELFADTTPRTAENFRALCTGEKGMGKKGKPLHYKGSIIYHMCPDYIIGGGDFTDERIGCGGESIYAGGFFEDENFIKKHTGPGILSMNNNGPDTNSSQFLISLTENWEFNDLHVVFGQVVEGLDVVRIISNEPLKDKLSKPVVIDCGQIK; from the coding sequence ATAAACATTCCGGCTGGTGAAGGATTTACCATTAGCATTAACCCAAACTCTGCTCCAGCGGGATCCGCGGTAGGGGCTGCCTTTGGCCGAATTCAACCTCCGGCTGGTGAAGGATTAACCATTAGCATTAACCCAAACTCTGCTCCAGCTGGTAATCTATGTACGAATCCGTCCTCTCAAAAGCCCCTAGAATGCTCTCCAGGAAAGGCTAACCCTAAGGTTTTCTTTGATATGGCGGTGCGCGGCAAAGCTGTTGGTCGGATCGTGATGGAGCTCTTTGCCGACACGACCCCACGGACGGCAGAGAATTTCCGCGCCCTCTGTACAGGCGAGAAAGGCATGGGGAAGAAGGGTAAGCCACTCCATTACAAAGGATCAATCATCTACCATATGTGCCCCGATTATATCATTGGCGGAGGAGATTTCACTGACGAAAGGATAGGATGCGGAGGCGAATCAATCTACGCCGGAGGTTTTTTCGAGGATGAGAACTTCATCAAAAAGCACACCGGTCCGGGTATCCTCTCCATGAACAACAATGGTCCTGACACCAACTCATCTCAGTTTTTGATCTCCTTGACTGAGAACTGGGAATTCAACGATCTACACGTCGTCTTCGGCCAAGTTGTTGAAGGATTGGATGTGGTCAGGATCATATCAAACGAACCTCTTAAGGACAAGCTTTCCAAGCCCGTCGTGATCGACTGCGGTCAGATTAAATAG
- the LOC103865073 gene encoding peptidyl-prolyl cis-trans isomerase isoform X4, which produces MAGGFTININIPAGEGFTISINPNSAPAGSAVGAAFGRIQPPAGEGLTISINPNSAPAAVGRIVMELFADTTPRTAENFRALCTGEKGMGKKGKPLHYKGSIIYHMCPDYIIGGGDFTDERIGCGGESIYAGGFFEDENFIKKHTGPGILSMNNNGPDTNSSQFLISLTENWEFNDLHVVFGQVVEGLDVVRIISNEPLKDKLSKPVVIDCGQIK; this is translated from the exons ATAAACATTCCGGCTGGTGAAGGATTTACCATTAGCATTAACCCAAACTCTGCTCCAGCGGGATCCGCGGTAGGGGCTGCCTTTGGCCGAATTCAACCTCCGGCTGGTGAAGGATTAACCATTAGCATTAACCCAAACTCTGCTCCAGCTG CTGTTGGTCGGATCGTGATGGAGCTCTTTGCCGACACGACCCCACGGACGGCAGAGAATTTCCGCGCCCTCTGTACAGGCGAGAAAGGCATGGGGAAGAAGGGTAAGCCACTCCATTACAAAGGATCAATCATCTACCATATGTGCCCCGATTATATCATTGGCGGAGGAGATTTCACTGACGAAAGGATAGGATGCGGAGGCGAATCAATCTACGCCGGAGGTTTTTTCGAGGATGAGAACTTCATCAAAAAGCACACCGGTCCGGGTATCCTCTCCATGAACAACAATGGTCCTGACACCAACTCATCTCAGTTTTTGATCTCCTTGACTGAGAACTGGGAATTCAACGATCTACACGTCGTCTTCGGCCAAGTTGTTGAAGGATTGGATGTGGTCAGGATCATATCAAACGAACCTCTTAAGGACAAGCTTTCCAAGCCCGTCGTGATCGACTGCGGTCAGATTAAATAG